Proteins from a genomic interval of Streptomyces sp. Tu6071:
- a CDS encoding glycosyltransferase family 39 protein — translation MGQTVNRRTGTPLDSGSGRTDGYGDGSGQYGYGEGAGQADGYGDGSGQYGYGEGAGQADGYGDGSGQQHGFGGGAGQGRGYDGESESTRTMSLFLPSQLRRAADAAAEAAARVPKAVRPAVPREDGPAEPPAPRRDRGGWRTSAPVVALPTLLALVMLLPGLGDRQLWRDEHATWWAASLSPHDLSVLTKSIDIVFIPYYLGMHLWIAVFGDSETALRIPGALAMAAAAGLLGLLGRHLFTARVGLVAGLAFAVVPGITRYGQEVRPYAFAVAAVLLSTLLLLRLLERHGFKGWCAYALTVPLIGWSHLASLCVLAAHLALVIRARRAGDRIAGWAWTAAALIGLCLVLPMALAGSGQSGQIAWNNPTLHDLQTYPEQLFGSWAVAVPVLVLAVVGACLVREYVLPFALWTVLPPLLTFATAAQLHLFLPRYLLFTVPAWVLLAAAALGRAGGRLNGEGPRALRTGGLVLGLVAVAGLTLAAQPGLRTARADIAGEPDFRGAAAYLLAHQKKGDALAYGGQFSERRALDYELRDATTRPKDVLVYRTPQELGSYGAQECPRPASCLATTKRLWLVTTAFGDDPYGDMPRANAKAIRAGFRLADTRALHNVRVLLFTRSAAEHPRDDSAADRAVHAS, via the coding sequence ATGGGTCAAACAGTGAACCGGCGGACGGGGACACCCCTCGACAGCGGGTCCGGCCGGACGGACGGGTACGGCGACGGGTCCGGGCAGTACGGGTACGGCGAGGGGGCCGGGCAGGCGGACGGGTACGGCGACGGGTCCGGGCAGTACGGGTACGGCGAGGGGGCCGGGCAGGCGGACGGGTACGGTGACGGGTCCGGGCAGCAGCACGGGTTCGGCGGCGGGGCCGGGCAGGGGCGGGGGTACGACGGCGAGTCCGAGTCGACCCGCACCATGAGCCTCTTCCTGCCCAGTCAGCTCCGCCGCGCCGCCGACGCCGCCGCCGAGGCCGCCGCGCGGGTCCCGAAGGCCGTGCGGCCCGCCGTACCGCGCGAGGACGGCCCCGCCGAGCCGCCCGCCCCGCGCCGCGACCGCGGCGGGTGGCGCACCTCCGCGCCCGTCGTCGCGCTCCCCACGCTGCTCGCGCTCGTCATGCTGCTGCCGGGACTCGGCGACCGCCAGCTGTGGCGCGACGAGCACGCGACCTGGTGGGCGGCCTCGCTGTCGCCGCACGACCTGAGCGTCCTCACCAAGTCGATCGACATCGTCTTCATCCCGTACTACCTCGGGATGCACCTCTGGATCGCGGTCTTCGGCGACTCCGAGACGGCCCTGCGCATCCCCGGCGCGCTCGCGATGGCGGCGGCGGCCGGACTGCTCGGGCTGCTCGGGCGGCACCTGTTCACCGCGCGCGTCGGGCTCGTCGCCGGGCTGGCCTTCGCGGTGGTCCCGGGGATCACGCGGTACGGGCAGGAAGTGCGCCCGTACGCCTTCGCCGTCGCCGCCGTGCTCCTGTCGACGCTGCTGCTCCTGCGGCTGCTCGAACGCCACGGCTTCAAGGGCTGGTGCGCGTACGCGCTCACCGTGCCGCTCATCGGCTGGAGCCACCTCGCCTCGCTGTGCGTCCTCGCCGCCCACCTCGCGCTCGTCATCCGCGCCCGCCGCGCGGGGGACCGCATCGCGGGCTGGGCCTGGACCGCCGCCGCGCTCATCGGGCTGTGCCTCGTGCTGCCGATGGCGCTCGCGGGCAGCGGCCAGAGCGGGCAGATCGCCTGGAACAACCCCACGCTCCACGACCTCCAGACCTACCCGGAACAGCTCTTCGGGAGCTGGGCGGTCGCCGTGCCGGTCCTCGTCCTCGCGGTCGTCGGCGCCTGCCTCGTCCGCGAGTACGTGCTGCCCTTCGCGCTGTGGACGGTGCTCCCGCCGCTCCTCACCTTCGCGACCGCCGCGCAGCTCCACCTCTTCCTGCCGCGCTACCTGCTCTTCACCGTGCCCGCCTGGGTGCTCCTCGCCGCCGCCGCGCTCGGCCGCGCGGGCGGGCGGCTGAACGGCGAGGGGCCGCGCGCGCTGCGGACCGGCGGGCTCGTCCTCGGGCTCGTCGCCGTCGCCGGGCTCACCCTCGCCGCGCAGCCGGGGCTCAGGACCGCGCGCGCCGACATCGCGGGCGAGCCGGACTTCCGGGGGGCCGCCGCGTACCTCCTCGCGCACCAGAAGAAGGGCGACGCGCTCGCGTACGGGGGCCAGTTCTCCGAGCGGCGCGCGCTCGACTACGAGCTGCGCGACGCGACGACACGGCCCAAGGACGTGCTCGTCTACCGCACGCCGCAGGAGCTGGGCTCGTACGGCGCGCAGGAGTGCCCGCGCCCCGCGAGCTGCCTCGCCACGACGAAGCGCCTGTGGCTCGTCACGACCGCGTTCGGCGACGACCCCTACGGGGACATGCCGCGCGCGAACGCGAAGGCCATCCGTGCCGGTTTCCGCCTCGCGGACACCAGGGCGCTCCATAACGTCAGGGTCCTGCTGTTCACCCGCAGCGCGGCGGAGCACCCCCGCGACGACAGCGCCGCCGACCGCGCGGTGCACGCCTCCTGA
- a CDS encoding polyprenol monophosphomannose synthase → MSQSPAAPDTPETAARGDAARVTVVMPTYNEAANLPRMAEAVLALPLPALQLKIVDDSSPDGTGELADELAEKYNAGAGAGRPRMTVLHRTEKDGLGRAYVAGMSAALEEDAEFVVQMDADGSHPVEAVVRMLAAARAGDAGLVVGSRYVEGGQLDEEWGRHRVLLSRFANAYARAVLGSDIRDITAGYNLWSAATLRAIDLATLDSAGYSFQVELKYKATRAGHRAVEVPIRFEERTEGASKMTLRTQLESALVPLRLRMRGDR, encoded by the coding sequence GTGAGCCAGTCGCCAGCCGCACCGGACACGCCGGAGACCGCCGCGCGGGGCGACGCCGCGCGCGTCACCGTCGTCATGCCCACGTACAACGAGGCGGCGAACCTGCCGCGCATGGCCGAGGCCGTGCTCGCGCTGCCGCTGCCCGCGCTCCAGCTCAAGATCGTGGACGACTCCAGCCCGGACGGCACGGGGGAGCTGGCGGACGAGCTGGCGGAGAAGTACAACGCCGGGGCCGGTGCGGGGCGCCCCCGGATGACCGTGCTGCACCGCACCGAGAAGGACGGCCTCGGGCGCGCGTACGTCGCGGGGATGAGCGCGGCACTGGAGGAGGACGCCGAGTTCGTCGTGCAGATGGACGCCGACGGGAGCCACCCCGTCGAGGCCGTCGTCCGGATGCTCGCCGCCGCGCGCGCCGGGGACGCCGGGCTCGTCGTGGGCAGCCGGTACGTCGAGGGCGGGCAGCTCGACGAGGAGTGGGGCCGCCACCGCGTGCTGCTCTCGCGCTTCGCCAACGCCTACGCGCGCGCCGTGCTCGGCAGTGACATCCGCGACATCACCGCGGGCTACAACCTGTGGTCGGCGGCGACCCTGCGCGCCATCGACCTCGCGACGCTCGACAGCGCCGGCTACAGCTTCCAGGTCGAGCTGAAGTACAAGGCGACGCGCGCGGGGCACCGCGCCGTCGAGGTCCCGATCCGCTTCGAGGAGCGGACGGAGGGCGCCTCGAAGATGACGCTGCGGACCCAGCTGGAGAGCGCGCTCGTGCCGCTGCGGCTGCGGATGCGGGGGGATCGCTGA
- the rplM gene encoding 50S ribosomal protein L13 yields the protein MRTYSPKPGDVTRQWHVIDARDVVLGRLASTAASLLRGKHKPIYAPHVDTGDFVVIINADKVHLSGNKRTQKLAYRHSGYPGGLRSVRYDDLLANNPEKAVEKAVKGMLPKNTLGRQMLSKLKVYAGEQHPHGAQQPQPFEITQVAQ from the coding sequence GTGCGTACGTACAGCCCCAAGCCCGGCGATGTGACTCGCCAGTGGCACGTCATCGACGCCCGGGACGTTGTCCTGGGCCGTCTGGCGTCGACCGCCGCCAGCCTCCTGCGGGGCAAGCACAAGCCGATCTACGCCCCCCACGTCGACACCGGTGACTTCGTCGTCATCATCAACGCCGACAAGGTGCACCTCTCCGGCAACAAGCGGACCCAGAAGCTCGCCTACCGTCACTCGGGTTACCCGGGCGGTCTGCGTTCGGTCCGTTACGACGACCTCCTCGCGAACAACCCGGAGAAGGCCGTCGAGAAGGCCGTCAAGGGCATGCTCCCGAAGAACACCCTCGGCCGTCAGATGCTCTCGAAGCTGAAGGTCTACGCGGGCGAGCAGCACCCGCACGGTGCGCAGCAGCCGCAGCCGTTCGAGATCACTCAGGTCGCGCAGTAA
- the rpsI gene encoding 30S ribosomal protein S9: protein MAETTAEQPIEEAVDVEQYTTESEVPVEGEYTSESLASAFGEPQPAAGLGRRKNAIARVRIVPGSGKWKINGRTLEDYFPNKVHQQEVNEPFKVLELDNRYDVIARIAGGGVSGQAGALRLGVARALNEADVDNNRGALKKAGFLRRDDRAVERKKAGLKKARKAPQYSKR from the coding sequence GTGGCCGAGACCACCGCCGAGCAGCCGATCGAAGAGGCTGTCGACGTCGAGCAGTACACCACCGAGTCCGAGGTCCCCGTCGAGGGCGAGTACACCTCGGAGTCCCTCGCCTCCGCCTTCGGCGAGCCGCAGCCGGCCGCCGGCCTGGGCCGTCGCAAGAACGCGATCGCCCGCGTCCGGATCGTCCCGGGCTCCGGCAAGTGGAAGATCAACGGTCGCACCCTTGAGGACTACTTCCCCAACAAGGTGCACCAGCAGGAAGTCAACGAGCCCTTCAAGGTGCTCGAACTCGACAACCGCTACGACGTCATCGCCCGCATCGCGGGTGGCGGCGTCTCGGGTCAGGCCGGCGCCCTGCGCCTCGGCGTGGCCCGCGCGCTGAACGAGGCCGACGTGGACAACAACCGCGGCGCCCTCAAGAAGGCGGGCTTCCTCCGCCGCGACGACCGTGCCGTCGAGCGCAAGAAGGCCGGTCTCAAGAAGGCCCGCAAGGCCCCGCAGTACAGCAAGCGCTGA
- the glmM gene encoding phosphoglucosamine mutase, which yields MGRLFGTDGVRGVAGVDLTAELALGLAVAAAHVLGEVGSRPGHRPTAVVGRDPRASGEFLESAVVAGLASAGVDVLRVGVLPTPAIAHLTGVLGADFGVMLSASHNAMPDNGIKFLARGGHKLADELEDRIEAQYHRHREPGATEWSRPTGADVGRVRDYDEGFDQYVAHLVAVLPNRLDGLRVVLDEAHGAAARVSPEAFARAGAEVITTIGTEPDGLNINDGVGSTHLAQLQAAVVAHQADFGIAHDGDADRCLAVDAEGREIDGDQILAVLALAMREHGTLRKNTVVATVMSNLGFKLAMEREGVHFEETGVGDRYVLERMKAQGYALGGEQSGHVILLDHATTGDGTLTGLMLAARMAETGRSLADLASVVTRLPQVLVNVPDVDRSRVASAPELRTAVEEAEHALGTTGRVLLRPSGTEPLVRVMVEAADIEQARSVASGLADVVKSTLG from the coding sequence GTGGGACGGCTCTTCGGGACGGACGGCGTACGCGGGGTCGCGGGCGTCGATCTGACGGCCGAGCTCGCGCTCGGGCTCGCGGTCGCGGCAGCACACGTACTCGGCGAGGTGGGCAGCAGGCCGGGGCACCGGCCGACCGCCGTGGTGGGGCGTGATCCGCGCGCCTCGGGCGAGTTCCTGGAGTCCGCCGTCGTCGCGGGCCTCGCGAGCGCCGGGGTGGACGTGCTGCGCGTCGGCGTGCTGCCGACGCCCGCGATCGCGCACCTGACCGGGGTGCTCGGCGCCGACTTCGGCGTCATGCTCTCGGCGAGCCACAACGCCATGCCGGACAACGGCATCAAGTTCCTCGCGCGCGGTGGGCACAAGCTCGCCGACGAGCTGGAGGACCGCATCGAGGCCCAGTACCACCGCCACCGCGAGCCCGGCGCCACCGAGTGGTCGCGGCCGACCGGCGCGGACGTCGGCCGGGTGCGTGACTACGACGAGGGCTTCGACCAGTACGTGGCGCACCTCGTCGCCGTCCTGCCCAACCGTCTCGACGGCCTCCGCGTCGTCCTCGACGAGGCGCACGGTGCCGCCGCCCGCGTCTCGCCGGAAGCCTTCGCGCGCGCCGGGGCCGAGGTCATCACGACGATCGGCACCGAGCCCGACGGACTCAACATCAACGACGGTGTCGGCTCCACGCACCTCGCCCAGCTCCAGGCCGCCGTCGTCGCCCACCAGGCGGACTTCGGCATCGCGCACGACGGCGACGCCGACCGCTGCCTCGCCGTGGACGCCGAGGGCCGCGAGATCGACGGCGACCAGATCCTCGCCGTCCTCGCCCTCGCGATGCGCGAGCACGGCACGCTCCGCAAGAACACCGTCGTCGCGACGGTCATGTCGAACCTCGGCTTCAAGCTCGCCATGGAGCGCGAGGGCGTCCACTTCGAGGAGACGGGTGTCGGCGACCGGTACGTGCTCGAACGCATGAAGGCGCAGGGGTACGCGCTCGGCGGCGAGCAGTCCGGGCACGTCATCCTCCTCGACCACGCGACGACCGGCGACGGCACCCTGACCGGGCTCATGCTCGCCGCGCGCATGGCCGAGACGGGGCGCTCCCTCGCCGACCTCGCCTCCGTCGTCACGCGGCTGCCGCAGGTCCTCGTCAACGTCCCCGACGTCGACCGCTCCCGCGTCGCCTCGGCGCCCGAGCTGCGCACCGCCGTGGAGGAGGCCGAGCACGCGCTCGGCACGACCGGCCGCGTGCTGCTCCGGCCCTCGGGCACGGAGCCGCTCGTGCGGGTCATGGTCGAGGCGGCGGACATCGAGCAGGCCCGGTCGGTGGCGAGCGGGCTGGCGGACGTCGTGAAGTCGACGCTGGGCTGA
- a CDS encoding DUF389 domain-containing protein: MLHVRVIVPSHRTGDLLGLLRATVGVTHLVVLPGAAREPAGDLVECEVARESADELLDGLRDFGLGDEGGITAGHVDLTLSRPAERAEEEAPGDAADAVVWQELSDASHEDSTLTVTYLAFLALATMIAACGVMLDNAILIVGAMAIGPEFGPLAGISTSIVRRAPRLAARSLLALVVGFLAAIAVTVLFSLLMDAWDLFARARLDGPRPNTAFVYAPDSFSFVVAVLAGIAGTLSLTSAKSGLLVGVAISVTTVPAAANAAVALSYGEFSQMKGSLEQLGLNLVGIVLAGTLTLLAQRLLWSEMRERTGGRRGRV; encoded by the coding sequence ATGCTCCATGTCCGTGTCATCGTCCCGTCCCACCGCACCGGGGACCTGCTGGGTCTGCTGCGCGCCACCGTGGGGGTGACCCATCTCGTCGTGCTGCCCGGTGCCGCGCGGGAGCCCGCCGGTGACCTCGTGGAGTGCGAGGTCGCCCGCGAGTCCGCCGACGAACTCCTCGACGGTCTCCGGGACTTCGGGCTGGGTGACGAGGGCGGGATCACGGCCGGGCACGTCGACCTGACGCTCTCGCGGCCCGCCGAGCGGGCCGAGGAGGAGGCGCCCGGGGACGCCGCCGACGCCGTCGTGTGGCAGGAACTGAGCGACGCGAGCCACGAGGACTCGACGCTCACCGTCACGTACCTCGCCTTCCTCGCCCTCGCGACGATGATCGCCGCGTGCGGCGTCATGCTCGACAACGCGATCCTGATCGTCGGAGCCATGGCGATCGGCCCCGAGTTCGGGCCCCTCGCGGGGATCTCGACCTCCATCGTGCGCCGGGCCCCGCGGCTCGCCGCCCGCTCGTTGCTCGCCCTCGTCGTGGGCTTCCTCGCGGCCATCGCCGTCACGGTCCTCTTCAGCCTGCTGATGGACGCCTGGGACCTCTTCGCCCGTGCGCGCCTCGACGGGCCGCGCCCCAACACCGCGTTCGTGTACGCCCCGGACTCCTTCTCCTTCGTCGTCGCGGTGCTCGCCGGGATCGCGGGCACGCTCTCGCTCACCTCGGCGAAGTCCGGGCTCCTCGTCGGTGTCGCGATCTCGGTCACGACGGTGCCCGCGGCGGCCAACGCCGCCGTCGCGCTCTCGTACGGCGAGTTCTCCCAGATGAAGGGCTCGCTCGAACAGCTCGGCCTCAACCTCGTCGGCATCGTCCTCGCCGGGACCCTGACCCTCCTCGCGCAGCGGCTCCTGTGGTCGGAGATGCGCGAGAGGACGGGCGGGCGCCGCGGCCGGGTGTGA
- a CDS encoding SAM-dependent methyltransferase, translating to MSYDPRVDTSRPHPARVYDWLLGGVDNFPADRAVGEGLPAAARQNARWNRQFMHRAARYVAGRGVRQYLDVGSGIPTEPNLHQVVQGLVPSARVVYADNDPLVLAHSAALLVGTPEGATHYLDADVRAPAELLDRAGDFLDLGQPVALSLVALLHFLPEEQDPYGVVRTLVSRLAPGSYLVLTHGTADEHPELEETTKDSYRRGAIPLRMRTRHEVERFFNGLDLVAPGLVTANYWYQDGDRVPPQERSGFWAGVARVP from the coding sequence ATGAGTTACGACCCCCGCGTCGACACCAGCAGGCCGCACCCCGCGCGCGTCTACGACTGGCTGCTCGGGGGTGTGGACAACTTCCCGGCCGATCGCGCCGTGGGGGAGGGGCTGCCCGCCGCCGCGCGGCAGAACGCGCGGTGGAACCGGCAGTTCATGCACCGCGCGGCGCGGTACGTGGCGGGGCGCGGTGTGCGGCAGTACCTCGACGTCGGCAGCGGCATCCCCACCGAGCCCAACCTCCATCAGGTCGTGCAGGGGCTCGTCCCGAGCGCCCGTGTCGTCTACGCGGACAACGACCCGCTCGTCCTCGCGCACTCCGCAGCGCTCCTCGTCGGCACGCCCGAGGGCGCCACGCACTACCTCGACGCGGACGTCCGCGCCCCGGCCGAACTCCTGGACCGCGCGGGCGACTTTCTCGACCTCGGACAGCCCGTCGCGCTCTCGCTCGTCGCGCTGCTGCACTTCCTGCCCGAGGAGCAGGACCCGTACGGGGTCGTGCGCACGCTCGTCTCCCGCCTGGCGCCCGGGAGTTACCTCGTCCTGACGCACGGGACGGCGGACGAGCACCCCGAGCTGGAGGAGACGACGAAGGACAGCTACCGGCGCGGCGCGATCCCGCTGCGGATGCGGACGCGCCACGAGGTCGAGCGGTTCTTCAACGGGCTCGACCTCGTGGCCCCCGGCCTCGTCACGGCCAACTACTGGTACCAGGACGGGGACAGGGTGCCGCCGCAGGAGCGGAGCGGTTTCTGGGCCGGGGTGGCGCGGGTCCCGTAG
- a CDS encoding phytase has translation MRASRIAAPLLVSTAALALLAPAALATAPAALAAPPAPAALAVSPAPAAVPAFSVTATVETEPVGHSGDAADDPAIWVNPSDPAKSAVVATDKKGALEVYDLAGKRLQRISGDHGNNVDVRDDIVVSADDEAEGGDGAMHIYRIDPATRQLTHLKDVATEVTAHGICMYRSPSTGKLYAYPNSPSGRLEQWELKVSGTGVTATSVRLFDVGDEIEGCYADERTGALYVGEEDKGIWKYGAEPGAGTSRTLFDSTASGGHLTADVEGITAAGTHLFASSQGSDDYTVYDRSSGAYQGRFSVASGSATDGCSDTDGIDASDKPLGAAFPNGLFVCQDGSNSTPGSSGNQNFKYVPLDRVTSKL, from the coding sequence ATGCGCGCCAGCCGCATCGCCGCCCCCCTCCTCGTCTCCACCGCCGCCCTCGCCCTCCTCGCACCGGCGGCCCTCGCGACCGCACCCGCCGCGCTCGCCGCGCCCCCCGCACCCGCCGCGCTCGCGGTGTCCCCCGCACCCGCCGCCGTGCCCGCGTTCTCCGTCACCGCGACCGTCGAGACCGAGCCCGTCGGCCACAGCGGTGACGCCGCCGACGACCCGGCGATCTGGGTCAACCCGAGCGACCCGGCGAAATCGGCGGTCGTCGCGACCGACAAGAAGGGCGCCCTGGAGGTGTACGACCTCGCGGGCAAGCGGCTCCAGCGGATCAGCGGCGACCACGGCAACAACGTGGACGTACGCGATGACATCGTCGTCTCGGCCGACGACGAGGCCGAGGGCGGGGACGGCGCGATGCACATCTACCGCATCGACCCGGCGACCCGGCAGCTCACGCACCTCAAGGACGTCGCCACCGAGGTCACCGCGCACGGCATCTGCATGTACCGCTCCCCGTCCACGGGGAAGCTCTACGCCTACCCCAACTCCCCCTCAGGCCGCCTGGAGCAGTGGGAGCTGAAGGTCAGCGGCACCGGTGTCACCGCGACGTCCGTGCGCCTCTTCGACGTCGGCGACGAGATCGAGGGCTGCTACGCGGACGAGAGGACCGGCGCGCTCTACGTCGGCGAGGAGGACAAGGGGATCTGGAAGTACGGGGCCGAGCCCGGCGCGGGCACGAGCCGCACGCTCTTCGACTCGACCGCCTCCGGCGGCCACCTCACCGCCGACGTCGAAGGCATCACGGCGGCCGGGACGCACCTGTTCGCGTCCTCGCAGGGCAGTGACGACTACACCGTCTACGACCGCTCCAGCGGCGCCTACCAGGGCCGGTTCTCCGTCGCGAGCGGCAGCGCGACCGACGGCTGCTCGGACACGGACGGCATCGACGCGAGCGACAAGCCGCTCGGCGCCGCCTTCCCGAACGGCCTCTTCGTCTGCCAGGACGGCTCCAACTCGACGCCGGGCAGCAGCGGCAACCAGAACTTCAAGTACGTGCCGCTCGACCGCGTCACGTCGAAGCTCTGA
- the coaA gene encoding type I pantothenate kinase codes for MGRVITSPPRSAHRRPEATPYVDLTRDEWSALRAKTPLPLTADEVERLRGLGDVIDLDEVRDVYLPLSRLLNLYVDANDALRGSLNTFLGEQGTQYGTPFVIGVAGSVAVGKSTVARLLQALLARWPEHPRVELVTTDGFLLPMAELEKRGLMARKGFPESYDRRALTRFVADVKAGKDNVTAPVYSHLTYDIVPGERLTVARPDILIVEGLNVLQPALPGSDGRTRVGLADYFDFSVYVDARPQDIREWYLNRFRRLRETAFQDPSSYFRKYTQVSEEEALAYARRTWHTINEPNLIENVAPTRGRATLVIRKGPDHKVQRVRLRKL; via the coding sequence ATGGGACGTGTGATCACCTCACCCCCGAGGAGCGCCCACCGCAGGCCGGAGGCGACTCCCTACGTGGATCTGACCAGGGACGAGTGGAGCGCGCTGCGCGCCAAGACCCCGCTGCCGCTGACGGCCGACGAGGTCGAGAGGCTGCGCGGCCTCGGCGACGTCATCGACCTCGACGAGGTGCGGGACGTCTACCTGCCGCTCTCGCGCCTGCTGAATCTGTACGTGGACGCCAACGACGCCCTGCGCGGCTCGCTCAACACCTTCCTCGGCGAGCAGGGCACGCAGTACGGCACACCGTTCGTGATCGGTGTCGCGGGGAGTGTCGCGGTGGGCAAGTCCACCGTCGCGCGCCTGTTGCAGGCGCTGCTCGCGCGGTGGCCGGAGCACCCGCGTGTCGAGCTGGTCACGACGGACGGCTTCCTGCTGCCGATGGCGGAGCTGGAGAAGCGCGGCCTCATGGCGCGCAAGGGCTTCCCCGAGTCGTACGACCGCCGCGCGCTCACCCGCTTCGTCGCGGACGTGAAGGCGGGCAAGGACAACGTCACCGCGCCGGTCTACTCGCACCTGACCTACGACATCGTGCCCGGCGAGCGCCTCACCGTCGCACGCCCGGACATCCTCATCGTGGAGGGCCTCAACGTCCTCCAGCCCGCCCTGCCCGGCAGCGACGGCCGCACCCGCGTCGGCCTCGCGGACTACTTCGACTTCAGCGTCTACGTGGACGCGCGCCCGCAGGACATCCGCGAGTGGTACCTCAACCGCTTCCGCCGCCTGCGCGAGACGGCCTTCCAGGACCCGTCCTCGTACTTCCGCAAGTACACCCAGGTCTCCGAGGAAGAAGCCCTCGCCTACGCCCGCCGGACCTGGCACACCATCAACGAGCCGAACCTCATCGAGAACGTGGCCCCGACCCGGGGCCGCGCGACACTCGTCATACGGAAGGGCCCCGACCACAAGGTCCAGCGCGTCCGTCTGCGCAAGCTCTGA
- the glmS gene encoding glutamine--fructose-6-phosphate transaminase (isomerizing), translating to MCGIVGYAGTQSALDVVLAGLRRLEYRGYDSAGAAVLADGGLATAKKSGKLANLEKELMERPLPSATTGIGHTRWATHGAPNDANAHPHLDNAGRVAVVHNGIIENFAELRAELRARGHHLESETDTETVAHLLSESYGAHGDLAAAMREVCGRLQGAFTLVAVHADAPDRVVGARRNSPLVVGVGEGEYFLASDVAAFIDHTRTAIELGQDQVVEVWPEGVAVTGFDGLPAEVRTYHVDWDASAAEKSGYASFMLKEIAEQPKAVADTLLGRVDESGTLLLDEVRVPPEVLRETSKIVVVACGTAFHAGLIAKYAIEHWTRLPCEVELASEFRYRDPILDHGTLVIAISQSGETMDTLMALRHAREQGAHVLAICNTNGSTIPRESDAVLYTHAGPEVAVASTKAFLTQLVACYLVALWLAQHRGEKFGDEIGEVVAELAGIPGDLERVLETMEPVRELARSLAGHDTVLFLGRHVGYPVALEGALKLKELAYMHAEGFAAGELKHGPIALIDQGLPVVVLVPSPRGRSVLHDKIVSNIQEIRARGARTVVIAEEGDEAVAPYADHLIEIPEVPTLLQPLVATVPLQVFACELATARGNEVDQPRNLAKSVTVE from the coding sequence ATGTGCGGAATTGTGGGATATGCCGGAACACAGTCGGCTCTTGACGTCGTCCTCGCCGGGCTGCGTCGCCTGGAGTACCGGGGCTACGACTCGGCGGGCGCCGCCGTGCTCGCGGACGGGGGACTCGCGACGGCGAAGAAGTCGGGCAAGCTCGCCAACCTGGAGAAGGAGCTGATGGAGCGGCCGTTGCCGAGCGCGACGACCGGCATCGGCCACACCCGCTGGGCGACCCACGGCGCGCCCAACGACGCCAACGCCCACCCCCACCTCGACAACGCGGGCCGCGTCGCCGTCGTCCACAACGGCATCATCGAGAACTTCGCCGAACTGCGCGCCGAACTCCGCGCGCGCGGCCACCACCTGGAGTCCGAGACCGACACCGAGACCGTCGCCCACCTCCTCTCCGAGTCCTACGGCGCGCACGGCGACCTCGCCGCCGCGATGCGCGAGGTGTGCGGGCGTCTCCAGGGCGCCTTCACGCTCGTCGCCGTGCACGCCGACGCGCCGGACCGCGTCGTCGGCGCGCGCCGCAACTCCCCGCTCGTCGTCGGCGTCGGCGAGGGCGAGTACTTCCTCGCCTCCGACGTCGCCGCCTTCATCGATCACACGCGCACGGCGATCGAGCTGGGCCAGGACCAGGTCGTCGAGGTGTGGCCGGAGGGCGTCGCCGTCACCGGCTTCGACGGGCTCCCGGCCGAGGTCCGTACGTACCACGTCGACTGGGACGCCTCGGCGGCCGAGAAGTCCGGCTACGCCTCCTTCATGCTCAAGGAGATCGCCGAGCAGCCGAAGGCCGTCGCCGACACGCTCCTCGGCCGCGTCGACGAGTCCGGGACGCTGCTCCTCGACGAGGTGCGGGTCCCGCCCGAGGTGCTGCGCGAGACGTCCAAGATCGTCGTCGTCGCCTGCGGGACCGCCTTCCACGCCGGGCTCATCGCCAAGTACGCGATCGAGCACTGGACGCGGCTGCCCTGCGAGGTGGAGCTGGCCAGCGAGTTCCGCTACCGCGACCCGATCCTCGACCACGGCACGCTCGTCATCGCGATCTCGCAGTCCGGCGAGACGATGGACACGCTCATGGCGCTGCGGCACGCCCGCGAACAGGGCGCGCACGTCCTCGCGATCTGCAACACCAACGGTTCGACGATCCCGCGCGAGTCCGACGCCGTCCTCTACACGCACGCCGGACCCGAGGTCGCCGTCGCCTCCACGAAGGCGTTCCTGACCCAGCTCGTCGCCTGCTACCTCGTCGCGCTGTGGCTCGCGCAGCACAGGGGCGAGAAGTTCGGCGACGAGATCGGCGAGGTCGTCGCGGAACTCGCCGGTATCCCGGGCGACCTGGAGCGCGTGCTCGAAACGATGGAGCCGGTGCGGGAGCTGGCGCGCTCCCTCGCCGGGCACGACACGGTCCTCTTCCTGGGCCGCCACGTCGGCTACCCCGTCGCCCTCGAAGGCGCCCTCAAGCTCAAGGAACTCGCGTACATGCACGCGGAGGGCTTCGCCGCCGGAGAGCTGAAGCACGGCCCGATCGCGCTCATCGACCAGGGCCTCCCCGTCGTCGTCCTCGTGCCCTCGCCGCGTGGCCGCTCGGTGCTGCACGACAAGATCGTCTCCAACATCCAGGAGATCAGGGCGCGCGGGGCGCGCACGGTCGTCATCGCCGAGGAGGGCGATGAGGCGGTCGCCCCGTACGCGGACCACCTCATCGAGATCCCCGAGGTGCCGACGCTCCTCCAGCCGCTCGTCGCGACCGTCCCGCTCCAGGTCTTCGCGTGCGAACTCGCGACCGCGCGCGGCAACGAGGTCGACCAGCCGAGGAACCTGGCGAAGTCGGTGACGGTGGAGTGA